One region of Armigeres subalbatus isolate Guangzhou_Male chromosome 3, GZ_Asu_2, whole genome shotgun sequence genomic DNA includes:
- the LOC134221436 gene encoding uncharacterized protein LOC134221436: MRRKRGFRSLPRQLERTLAWITGTNEVDKTVDLRKQLQGLMKSGGFKLRKWASNHLQALHEVSDADLAIPSAEICLDPDPSVNTLGLTWMPGTDTLRFQFNVPPLDEAETLTKRKVLSIIATLFDPLGLIGAAITAYEVFMQMLWTLKNEEQERLD; this comes from the coding sequence ATGAGGAGGAAGAGAGGTTTCCGCTCGCTGCCAAGGCAGTTAGAGAGGACACTTGCATGGATAACTGGTACAAACGAGGTGGACAAAACGGTAGATTTGAGAAAGCAGCTACAAGGTTTAATGAAGTCTGGAGGATTCAAGCTCCGGAAGTGGGCGTCCAATCATCTGCAGGCGCTGCATGAAGTTTCAGATGCAGATTTAGCAATACCGTCTGCGGAGATTTGTCTTGATCCAGATCCATCGGTAAATACGCTCGGTCTAACTTGGATGCCGGGTACTGATACTCTACGATTCCAATTCAACGTTCCACCGTTAGATGAAGCAGAAACTCTGACCAAGCGCAAGGTTCTGTCTATTATCGCGACCCTTTTCGATCCGCTAGGACTCATCGGTGCTGCGATTACGGCGTATGAGGTGTTTATGCAGATGTTGTGGACTCTGAAGAACGAAGAACAAGAACGCTTAGATTGA